In Marmota flaviventris isolate mMarFla1 chromosome 17, mMarFla1.hap1, whole genome shotgun sequence, a single genomic region encodes these proteins:
- the Krt24 gene encoding keratin, type I cytoskeletal 24 isoform X1, translating to MSCSSRISSSRAGSSRVSAGRSSFSSGSRCGLGGGSARGFQGGTGNCGLSGGPSSGFGGGFAGGFGSCSVRGGLGATLGSGSCFGGGSGFSSGDNRGFYSHGGGMGGCLSGGIGDGGLFSGGEKQTMQNLNDRLANYLDKVRALEEANTDLENKIKAWYDKFGPGSGNDGSGRDYSKYYSIIEDLRNQIITATVENAGIILQIDNARLAADDFRLKYENELCLRQSVEADINGLRKVLDDLTMTRSDLEMQIESLTEELTYLKKSHEEEMKSMQGSSGGDVTVEMNAAPGTDLTKLLNDMRAQYEELAEQNRREAEEQFNKQSAALQAQISTDAGAASSAKNEITELKRTLQALEIELQSQLAMKSSLEGTLADTEASYVARLSEIQMQISSLEEQICQIRGETECQNTEYEQLLDIKSRLEMEIETYRRLLDGEGGGWGYSSIGSRDSVSGDSRSGSYSGQGRDPNKTRVTKTIIEEVVDGKVVSSQVSSISEVKIK from the exons ATGTCTTGCTCTTCTCGCATCTCCTCCTCCAGGGCTGGGAGCAGCAGGGTGTCCGCTGGTAGAAGCAGCTTCAGCAGTGGAAGCAGATGTGGTCTCGGGGGTGGCTCTGCCAGAGGCTTCCAAGGAGGAACTGGCAATTGTGGCCTGAGTGGGGGACCTAGCAGTGGCTTTGGAGGTGGCTTTGCAGGAGGCTTTGGGAGCTGCTCAGTAAGAGGTGGTCTGGGAGCGACCTTGGGCTCCGGGAGTTGCTTTGGTGGGGGCTCTGGATTCAGCAGCGGTGATAATAGAGGTTTCTACAGCCATGGAGGTGGTATGGGAGGTTGCTTGAGTGGTGGCATTGGTGACGGGGGGCTTTTCTCTGGAGGTGAAAAGCAAACTATGCAGAACCTCAATGACCGCCTGGCCAATTACCTAGACAAGGTCAGAGCCCTGGAGGAGGCCAACACTGATCTGGAGAATAAAATCAAGGCGTGGTATGACAAATTTGGGCCTGGGTCTGGAAATGATGGTTCTGGAAGAGATTATAGCAAATACTATTCAATTATTGAAGATCTCAGGAACCAG ATCATCACGGCCACTGTTGAAAATGCTGGAATCATTTTGCAGATTGACAACGCCAGACTGGCTGCTGACGACTTCAGACTGAA GTATGAAAACGAGCTGTGTCTCCGGCAGAGTGTGGAGGCCGACATTAATGGCCTTCGGAAAGTTCTGGATGACCTGACCATGACCCGCTCTGACCTGGAGATGCAGATTGAGAGTCTCACTGAGGAGCTGACCTATCTGAAGAAGAGTCACGAGGAG GAAATGAAGAGTATGCAAGGAAGTTCTGGAGGGGATGTGACTGTGGAAATGAATGCTGCCCCAGGAACCGATCTGACCAAATTATTGAATGACATGAGGGCACAGTATGAGGAGCTGGCTGAACAGAACCGCCGGGAGGCAGAGGAGCAGTTCAACAAGCAG agTGCAGCCCTGCAAGCACAGATCTCTACTGATGCTGGGGCCGCCAGTTCTGCCAAGAATGAGATAACAGAACTGAAGCGTACCCTGCAAGCCCTGGAAATTGAGCTTCAGTCCCAACTGGCCATG AAAAGCTCCCTGGAAGGGACTCTGGCTGATACAGAAGCCAGCTACGTGGCTCGGTTGTCAGAAATTCAGATGCAGATCAGCAGCCTGGAGGAGCAGATCTGCCAGATTCGGGGTGAGACTGAATGCCAGAACACAGAATACGAGCAATTGCTGGACATCAAGTCCCGCCTGGAGATGGAGATCGAGACCTACCGCCGCCTGCTTGATGGAGAAGGAGG gggctggggatatagctcaattg GATCCAGGGATTCGGTATCGGGTGACTCAAGATCTGGAAGCTATTCTGGTCAAGGAAGAg ATCCCAACAAGACGAGAGTCACTAAGACCATCATAGAAGAGGTGGTGGATGGCAAAGTCGTCTCATCTCAAGTCAGCAGTatttcagaggtgaaaataaaatga
- the Krt24 gene encoding keratin, type I cytoskeletal 24 isoform X2: protein MSCSSRISSSRAGSSRVSAGRSSFSSGSRCGLGGGSARGFQGGTGNCGLSGGPSSGFGGGFAGGFGSCSVRGGLGATLGSGSCFGGGSGFSSGDNRGFYSHGGGMGGCLSGGIGDGGLFSGGEKQTMQNLNDRLANYLDKVRALEEANTDLENKIKAWYDKFGPGSGNDGSGRDYSKYYSIIEDLRNQIITATVENAGIILQIDNARLAADDFRLKYENELCLRQSVEADINGLRKVLDDLTMTRSDLEMQIESLTEELTYLKKSHEEEMKSMQGSSGGDVTVEMNAAPGTDLTKLLNDMRAQYEELAEQNRREAEEQFNKQSAALQAQISTDAGAASSAKNEITELKRTLQALEIELQSQLAMKSSLEGTLADTEASYVARLSEIQMQISSLEEQICQIRGETECQNTEYEQLLDIKSRLEMEIETYRRLLDGEGGNIGSRDSVSGDSRSGSYSGQGRDPNKTRVTKTIIEEVVDGKVVSSQVSSISEVKIK from the exons ATGTCTTGCTCTTCTCGCATCTCCTCCTCCAGGGCTGGGAGCAGCAGGGTGTCCGCTGGTAGAAGCAGCTTCAGCAGTGGAAGCAGATGTGGTCTCGGGGGTGGCTCTGCCAGAGGCTTCCAAGGAGGAACTGGCAATTGTGGCCTGAGTGGGGGACCTAGCAGTGGCTTTGGAGGTGGCTTTGCAGGAGGCTTTGGGAGCTGCTCAGTAAGAGGTGGTCTGGGAGCGACCTTGGGCTCCGGGAGTTGCTTTGGTGGGGGCTCTGGATTCAGCAGCGGTGATAATAGAGGTTTCTACAGCCATGGAGGTGGTATGGGAGGTTGCTTGAGTGGTGGCATTGGTGACGGGGGGCTTTTCTCTGGAGGTGAAAAGCAAACTATGCAGAACCTCAATGACCGCCTGGCCAATTACCTAGACAAGGTCAGAGCCCTGGAGGAGGCCAACACTGATCTGGAGAATAAAATCAAGGCGTGGTATGACAAATTTGGGCCTGGGTCTGGAAATGATGGTTCTGGAAGAGATTATAGCAAATACTATTCAATTATTGAAGATCTCAGGAACCAG ATCATCACGGCCACTGTTGAAAATGCTGGAATCATTTTGCAGATTGACAACGCCAGACTGGCTGCTGACGACTTCAGACTGAA GTATGAAAACGAGCTGTGTCTCCGGCAGAGTGTGGAGGCCGACATTAATGGCCTTCGGAAAGTTCTGGATGACCTGACCATGACCCGCTCTGACCTGGAGATGCAGATTGAGAGTCTCACTGAGGAGCTGACCTATCTGAAGAAGAGTCACGAGGAG GAAATGAAGAGTATGCAAGGAAGTTCTGGAGGGGATGTGACTGTGGAAATGAATGCTGCCCCAGGAACCGATCTGACCAAATTATTGAATGACATGAGGGCACAGTATGAGGAGCTGGCTGAACAGAACCGCCGGGAGGCAGAGGAGCAGTTCAACAAGCAG agTGCAGCCCTGCAAGCACAGATCTCTACTGATGCTGGGGCCGCCAGTTCTGCCAAGAATGAGATAACAGAACTGAAGCGTACCCTGCAAGCCCTGGAAATTGAGCTTCAGTCCCAACTGGCCATG AAAAGCTCCCTGGAAGGGACTCTGGCTGATACAGAAGCCAGCTACGTGGCTCGGTTGTCAGAAATTCAGATGCAGATCAGCAGCCTGGAGGAGCAGATCTGCCAGATTCGGGGTGAGACTGAATGCCAGAACACAGAATACGAGCAATTGCTGGACATCAAGTCCCGCCTGGAGATGGAGATCGAGACCTACCGCCGCCTGCTTGATGGAGAAGGAGG AAACATAGGATCCAGGGATTCGGTATCGGGTGACTCAAGATCTGGAAGCTATTCTGGTCAAGGAAGAg ATCCCAACAAGACGAGAGTCACTAAGACCATCATAGAAGAGGTGGTGGATGGCAAAGTCGTCTCATCTCAAGTCAGCAGTatttcagaggtgaaaataaaatga